A region from the Riemerella anatipestifer genome encodes:
- the rplQ gene encoding 50S ribosomal protein L17 gives MRHGKKFNHLGRTASHRKAMLSNMACSLIEHKRINTTVAKAKALRVYVEPILTKSKEDTTHNRRVVFSYLQNKYAVSELFRTIAPKIAERNGGYCRIIKTGFRQGDSADMAMIELVDFNELYNPNEVEKKTTRRSRRKAAPATKKEEVAAQEEAPAANDEKVEE, from the coding sequence ATGAGACACGGAAAAAAATTCAATCATTTAGGTAGAACTGCTTCTCATAGAAAAGCTATGCTTTCTAATATGGCTTGTTCCCTAATTGAACATAAAAGAATAAATACTACAGTAGCTAAAGCTAAGGCTTTGAGAGTATATGTAGAGCCTATCCTTACTAAATCTAAAGAAGATACTACACATAACAGAAGAGTAGTTTTCTCTTATTTACAAAATAAATATGCTGTTAGTGAGCTTTTTAGAACTATAGCTCCTAAAATTGCAGAGAGAAACGGTGGTTATTGTAGAATCATTAAAACTGGATTTAGACAAGGAGATTCTGCTGATATGGCAATGATAGAGCTTGTAGATTTCAATGAGCTTTACAATCCTAACGAAGTAGAAAAGAAAACGACTAGAAGAAGTCGTAGAAAGGCTGCTCCTGCTACTAAAAAAGAAGAGGTAGCTGCTCAAGAAGAAGCTCCTGCAGCTAATGATGAGAAAGTAGAAGAATAA
- the rpsD gene encoding 30S ribosomal protein S4 — MARYIGPKTKIARKFGAAIYGDDKNFEKRRNQPPGQHGPNKRRGAKKSEYAVQLAEKQKAKYTYGILERQFSNLFKKAHASKGVTGEVLLQLCESRLDNVVYRLGFAKTRAAARQLVSHRHITVNGEVVNIPSYSLKSGDKVAVRQKSKSLEVIEAALSAKANYDWLQFNDETKEGTFVGVPERIQIPEDIKEQLIVELYSK; from the coding sequence ATGGCAAGATATATTGGACCTAAAACAAAGATTGCTAGAAAGTTTGGTGCAGCAATCTATGGAGATGATAAAAACTTCGAGAAGAGAAGAAACCAGCCACCAGGACAGCATGGGCCTAACAAAAGGAGAGGTGCTAAAAAGTCTGAATACGCAGTACAGTTAGCTGAAAAACAAAAAGCTAAATATACTTATGGTATTTTAGAAAGACAGTTCTCTAACTTGTTTAAAAAAGCACACGCTAGCAAAGGAGTAACTGGTGAAGTTCTTCTTCAACTTTGTGAATCTAGATTAGATAACGTAGTTTATAGATTAGGATTTGCTAAAACTAGAGCTGCTGCAAGACAGTTAGTATCTCATAGACATATCACTGTGAATGGAGAGGTAGTAAACATACCTTCTTACTCTTTAAAATCAGGTGATAAAGTAGCTGTAAGACAAAAGTCTAAATCTCTTGAGGTAATAGAGGCTGCTCTTTCTGCAAAAGCTAATTATGACTGGTTACAGTTCAATGATGAAACTAAGGAAGGAACTTTCGTAGGAGTACCTGAGAGAATCCAAATTCCTGAAGACATCAAGGAACAGCTAATCGTCGAACTATACTCTAAATAA
- a CDS encoding DNA-directed RNA polymerase subunit alpha: protein MAILNFIKPDKVILLNSTEFQGQFEFRPLEPGYGLTVGHALRRVLLSSLEGYAITSIKIEGVEHEFSTIPGVIEDVTEIILNLKQLRLKAKSENAPSEQVTAKIANLEQLTAGDLGKFISGFEVLNPELVICNLTKDVNLEMNFSINKGRGYVPSEQNKSNNAPIGTIAIDSIYTPIKKVKYSVENYRVEQKTDYEKLILDIETDGSISPQNALIEASKILIYHFMLFSDERITLETEAVKASIQYDEETLHTRQLLKSKLAEMDLSVRALNCLKAAEVETLGELVSYSKSDLMKFRNFGKKSLTELEELVHSKGLNFGFDVSKYKLDADK, encoded by the coding sequence ATGGCAATTTTAAATTTTATAAAACCCGATAAAGTAATCCTACTTAACTCCACAGAGTTTCAAGGTCAGTTTGAATTTAGACCTTTGGAGCCAGGTTATGGATTAACTGTCGGTCATGCTTTAAGAAGAGTATTGCTCTCTTCTTTAGAAGGTTATGCTATTACATCTATCAAAATAGAAGGCGTAGAGCACGAATTTTCCACCATTCCAGGAGTTATAGAAGATGTAACAGAAATTATTTTAAACTTAAAACAGCTTCGCTTAAAGGCTAAGTCTGAGAATGCTCCGTCTGAGCAAGTTACAGCTAAAATAGCTAACTTAGAACAGCTTACAGCAGGAGATTTAGGTAAATTTATTTCTGGTTTTGAAGTTTTAAATCCTGAATTGGTGATTTGTAATCTTACAAAAGATGTAAATTTAGAAATGAATTTTAGCATCAATAAAGGTAGAGGTTATGTTCCTTCAGAACAAAATAAATCAAATAATGCTCCTATCGGTACTATTGCTATTGACTCTATTTATACTCCAATAAAAAAGGTTAAGTACAGCGTAGAAAACTATCGTGTAGAGCAGAAAACGGATTATGAAAAATTAATTCTAGATATAGAAACTGACGGTTCTATCTCTCCTCAGAATGCTTTAATAGAAGCTTCTAAAATCCTTATATACCACTTCATGTTGTTCTCTGATGAGAGAATTACATTGGAAACGGAAGCGGTAAAGGCATCTATTCAGTATGATGAAGAAACATTACACACTAGACAATTACTTAAGTCTAAACTAGCAGAGATGGACCTTTCTGTTAGGGCTCTTAACTGCTTGAAAGCAGCTGAAGTAGAGACTCTAGGTGAACTAGTTTCTTATAGTAAATCTGATTTGATGAAATTTAGAAACTTCGGAAAGAAATCATTAACCGAACTTGAAGAGCTTGTTCATTCTAAGGGACTTAACTTCGGTTTTGATGTAAGTAAATATAAGTTAGACGCTGATAAATAA
- the rpsK gene encoding 30S ribosomal protein S11, with protein MAKQTKVTKKRKVKVEAIGEAHIQATFNNIIISLTNKNGEVISWSSAGKMGFRGSKKNTPFAAQMAAENCAQVAHEAGLRRVKVFVKGPGAGRESAIRTIHNSGIEVSEIVDVTPMPHNGCRPPKRRRV; from the coding sequence ATGGCAAAACAAACTAAAGTAACTAAAAAGAGAAAAGTAAAAGTTGAAGCGATTGGCGAGGCTCATATCCAAGCCACTTTCAATAATATCATTATTTCTTTAACTAACAAAAACGGCGAAGTAATCTCTTGGTCTTCTGCTGGTAAAATGGGTTTTAGAGGTTCTAAGAAAAATACTCCTTTCGCTGCACAAATGGCTGCAGAAAACTGCGCTCAGGTAGCTCACGAAGCTGGTCTTAGAAGAGTTAAAGTTTTTGTAAAAGGACCAGGTGCAGGTAGAGAGTCTGCTATAAGAACTATTCACAACTCTGGAATAGAGGTAAGTGAAATCGTTGATGTGACTCCTATGCCACACAACGGATGTAGACCACCGAAAAGAAGAAGAGTATAA
- a CDS encoding baeRF3 domain-containing protein: protein MNLQVKLQKLASEVSNPCVTLSLNTHRTYPDNRQDEIVLKNLVREAKNRLEEKFSNSREIKEVLDKLEAVPEKINHDYNLDGLHIFISKDTEEIIKTAFPVTKHETYVDNTFVIRPLILAVNRSFEYLIVVLKKDGVPLYRATNDAVLEEIKNEDFPFHETPLHPKNDKRKSDSSHVDDLDREYFNHVDKAILEVARAHSLKVVVISTEDNYSKLQQVADNKDIYLGHIDINYNELKEHQIAEEAYKLVREHKIQLRKNAIEELKEAISQSHVQTDLQEIYRSAIDGRAELLIVRKDYEQPVRMLNDREFELVEDSKEVGVEDDIISNISWEVLSKGGRVIFTSDSSFDEFGNIALKVRY, encoded by the coding sequence ATGAATTTACAAGTAAAATTGCAAAAATTAGCCAGCGAAGTGTCAAACCCCTGTGTGACTTTATCTCTAAACACACATAGAACTTACCCTGATAACAGGCAAGATGAAATAGTTCTAAAAAACTTAGTAAGAGAAGCCAAAAACAGGTTAGAGGAAAAGTTTAGCAACTCTAGAGAAATCAAAGAAGTTTTAGACAAACTAGAGGCTGTACCTGAAAAGATAAACCATGATTATAATCTAGATGGGCTTCATATTTTTATTTCTAAAGATACAGAAGAAATCATAAAAACAGCCTTCCCTGTAACCAAACACGAGACCTATGTAGACAATACATTTGTGATAAGACCTTTAATACTAGCTGTAAATAGAAGTTTTGAATACCTTATCGTAGTTCTAAAAAAAGATGGAGTCCCATTATATAGAGCCACAAATGATGCCGTTTTAGAGGAAATTAAAAATGAGGATTTTCCATTCCATGAAACACCACTTCATCCTAAAAATGATAAAAGAAAAAGTGATAGTAGCCATGTAGATGATTTGGATAGAGAGTATTTTAATCATGTAGATAAAGCCATTTTAGAAGTGGCAAGAGCTCATTCATTAAAAGTAGTAGTAATCTCTACAGAAGACAATTACAGTAAGTTGCAACAAGTTGCTGATAATAAAGATATTTATTTAGGACATATCGATATAAATTATAATGAGCTAAAAGAACATCAAATAGCAGAAGAAGCTTATAAACTAGTGCGAGAGCATAAAATTCAGCTAAGAAAAAATGCTATTGAAGAGCTAAAAGAAGCTATTTCTCAGTCTCATGTACAAACTGATTTACAAGAGATTTATCGTTCAGCGATAGATGGTAGAGCTGAGCTACTAATTGTAAGAAAAGATTATGAACAACCCGTAAGAATGCTTAATGATAGAGAATTTGAATTAGTAGAAGACAGCAAAGAGGTAGGAGTTGAAGACGACATTATATCTAATATTTCTTGGGAAGTTCTAAGTAAAGGAGGTCGAGTAATATTTACTTCTGATTCATCTTTTGATGAGTTTGGAAATATAGCTTTAAAAGTAAGGTATTAG
- the eno gene encoding phosphopyruvate hydratase: MSYISYIEARQILDSRGNPTVEVDVFTENGAMGRAAVPSGASTGEHEAVELRDGGSEYVGKGVLKAVENVREVIAPELIGLPVFDQNLIDQVMIDLDGTANKGKLGANAILGVSLAAAKAAATELRMPLYKYIGGVNANTLPVPMMNVINGGSHSDAPIAFQEFMIMPVKADSFSHALRKGTEIFHSLKSILKGRGLSTAVGDEGGFAPTFNGTEDALDTLLQAIEKAGYKPGDDIMLALDCASSEFYVDGTYDYRKFEGDKGAHRSREEQVSYLAELTQKYPIISIEDGMHEDDWQGWKMLTDKIGDRVQLVGDDLFVTNVERLSRGIKEEVANSILVKVNQIGSLSETLAAVQMAQHNKYTSVMSHRSGETEDATIADLAVACNCGQIKTGSASRSDRMAKYNQLLRIEEALGETAIFPGLDAFKVKR; this comes from the coding sequence ATGAGTTACATTTCTTACATTGAAGCAAGACAAATTTTAGATTCTCGTGGTAATCCTACTGTAGAGGTAGATGTATTCACAGAAAATGGTGCTATGGGTAGAGCGGCTGTTCCTTCTGGAGCCTCTACAGGAGAGCACGAAGCCGTAGAACTTCGTGATGGTGGTTCAGAATATGTTGGAAAAGGTGTTCTAAAGGCTGTAGAAAATGTAAGGGAAGTTATCGCTCCTGAACTTATAGGTCTTCCTGTTTTTGACCAAAACTTGATAGACCAAGTGATGATAGATTTAGACGGCACTGCTAATAAAGGTAAACTAGGCGCTAATGCTATACTAGGAGTTTCTCTTGCAGCTGCAAAAGCTGCCGCTACCGAGCTTAGAATGCCTCTTTATAAATACATCGGTGGTGTAAACGCAAATACACTACCTGTTCCTATGATGAATGTTATCAATGGGGGTTCTCACTCTGACGCTCCTATTGCATTCCAAGAGTTTATGATTATGCCTGTAAAAGCAGATTCTTTCTCTCATGCTCTAAGAAAAGGAACTGAAATATTCCATAGCTTAAAATCTATCCTTAAAGGAAGAGGATTGTCTACAGCAGTAGGAGACGAAGGTGGTTTTGCACCTACATTCAACGGTACAGAAGATGCTCTTGACACCCTTCTACAAGCAATAGAAAAAGCAGGGTACAAACCAGGTGATGATATTATGCTTGCACTAGACTGTGCTTCTTCAGAATTTTATGTAGATGGAACTTATGATTATAGAAAATTTGAAGGAGACAAAGGTGCTCACAGAAGCAGAGAAGAACAAGTATCTTACCTTGCTGAATTAACTCAAAAATACCCTATCATCTCTATAGAAGACGGTATGCATGAAGACGACTGGCAAGGTTGGAAAATGCTTACAGATAAGATAGGAGATAGAGTACAACTAGTAGGTGATGATTTATTTGTAACCAATGTAGAAAGACTTTCTAGAGGTATTAAAGAAGAGGTGGCTAATTCGATTTTAGTAAAAGTAAACCAAATCGGTTCTTTATCCGAAACTTTAGCAGCGGTACAGATGGCACAACACAACAAATACACTTCTGTAATGTCTCACCGCTCTGGAGAAACTGAAGATGCTACTATTGCTGATTTAGCGGTAGCTTGCAACTGCGGACAAATAAAAACAGGTTCAGCTTCTCGTTCTGATAGAATGGCTAAGTATAACCAACTTTTGAGGATAGAAGAAGCTCTTGGAGAAACAGCAATATTCCCAGGTCTTGATGCCTTTAAAGTAAAAAGATAA
- a CDS encoding dimethylarginine dimethylaminohydrolase family protein: MKLNIKNETGRLKSVVLGQPHSNGPIPTLEESYDAKSYHSIENNIYPKEGDIINEMDAFEAVLRKYDVEVFRPEIIQDYNQVFARDVAFVIEDRMIISNVIPDRADEQEAYRKIFEKVEWRKIINLPDTAHIEGGDVIVWNNFIFIGTCFSEDYRNFKTARTNEYAIETLKEYFPKKRILDFDLKKNDRVPYQGILHLDCTFNPVGKDKCIIYKDGFVDESDYHLILDIFGKENCFEVTSEEMFAMFPNIFSISPEVVVSDKAFTRMNNHLRDEWGLTVEEIPYREISKMGGLLRCSTMPLVRE, encoded by the coding sequence ATGAAATTAAATATAAAAAACGAAACAGGTAGATTAAAATCAGTTGTTTTAGGGCAGCCACATTCTAATGGTCCAATTCCTACACTAGAAGAAAGCTATGATGCAAAATCTTATCACTCTATAGAAAATAATATTTATCCTAAAGAGGGTGACATCATTAACGAAATGGACGCTTTTGAAGCTGTTTTAAGAAAGTATGATGTAGAAGTTTTTCGTCCAGAAATTATTCAAGATTATAATCAGGTTTTTGCTAGAGATGTTGCTTTCGTTATAGAAGACAGAATGATTATCTCTAATGTAATCCCTGACAGAGCTGATGAACAAGAAGCTTACCGTAAAATATTTGAAAAGGTAGAGTGGCGTAAAATTATTAACCTTCCAGACACAGCTCATATAGAAGGTGGAGATGTTATTGTATGGAATAACTTTATCTTCATAGGAACTTGTTTCAGTGAAGACTACCGAAATTTTAAAACTGCTAGAACCAACGAATATGCTATAGAAACTCTCAAAGAGTACTTCCCTAAAAAAAGAATTTTAGACTTTGATTTAAAGAAAAACGACAGAGTACCATACCAAGGTATACTTCATTTGGACTGTACCTTTAATCCTGTAGGAAAAGACAAATGCATCATTTACAAAGATGGCTTTGTAGATGAGAGCGATTATCATTTAATCTTAGATATTTTTGGAAAAGAAAATTGCTTTGAGGTAACTTCTGAAGAAATGTTTGCAATGTTCCCTAATATTTTCTCTATATCTCCAGAAGTAGTGGTTTCTGATAAAGCTTTTACTAGAATGAATAACCATCTTCGCGACGAATGGGGACTTACAGTAGAAGAAATTCCTTACAGAGAGATTTCTAAAATGGGAGGGCTATTAAGATGCTCTACCATGCCTCTAGTAAGAGAGTAA
- a CDS encoding citrate synthase, translating into MSDNKVLLKYDGKEYEYPIVDSVLGDRGIDISKLRDETGLITLDKGYKNTGATISKITFLDGDQGELFYRGYPIEQIAEKSNFTEVMYLLLHGELPTEEQFKTFEDSIKNYNWVAEEMKKLMDAFPRSAHPMGVLSSLTSALTAFNPRAVDVKSKEDLDHAAVMLIAKFSHLAAWTYRKKQGLPLNHGDNKLNYVENFYKMCFRMPNQEFEMDPVIVDALDKLLILHADHEQNCSTSTVRMVGSAHTGLFASISAGVSALWGPLHGGANQAVIEMLEMIEKDGGDVEKYVKKAKDKEDSFRLMGFGHRVYKNFDPRAKIIKKAADDILGKLGIHDKALDIAMQLEKVALEDDYFVERKLYPNVDFYSGIIYRALGIPTEMFTVMFALGRLPGWISQWKEMRLMEDPIGRPRQVYQGAGKRDYTPMNQR; encoded by the coding sequence ATGTCTGACAATAAAGTTTTATTAAAGTACGATGGAAAGGAGTATGAATATCCTATCGTAGATAGTGTTTTAGGAGATAGAGGTATTGATATTTCTAAATTAAGAGATGAAACAGGACTTATAACCCTAGATAAAGGCTACAAAAATACAGGTGCTACTATTAGTAAAATCACTTTCCTAGATGGTGACCAAGGAGAGCTATTCTATAGAGGCTATCCTATAGAACAAATCGCAGAGAAGTCTAACTTTACAGAAGTAATGTACTTATTACTTCATGGAGAATTACCTACAGAAGAGCAATTCAAAACTTTTGAAGATAGTATCAAAAACTACAACTGGGTAGCAGAAGAAATGAAAAAGCTGATGGATGCATTCCCTCGCTCTGCGCACCCTATGGGAGTTTTATCTTCTCTTACTTCCGCTCTCACAGCGTTTAATCCTAGAGCAGTAGATGTTAAATCTAAGGAAGATTTAGACCATGCAGCGGTAATGCTTATTGCTAAGTTTTCTCACCTTGCTGCTTGGACTTACAGAAAAAAACAAGGGTTACCTCTTAATCACGGAGATAATAAGTTAAACTATGTAGAAAACTTCTACAAGATGTGTTTCCGTATGCCAAACCAAGAGTTTGAGATGGACCCTGTTATTGTAGATGCCTTAGATAAACTTCTTATTCTTCACGCAGACCATGAGCAAAACTGTTCTACTTCTACAGTAAGAATGGTGGGTTCTGCACACACAGGTTTATTTGCTTCTATTTCTGCTGGAGTTTCTGCCCTTTGGGGACCACTTCACGGTGGAGCTAACCAAGCCGTGATAGAAATGCTAGAGATGATAGAAAAAGATGGTGGAGATGTAGAAAAATATGTAAAGAAAGCTAAGGATAAAGAAGATAGCTTCCGTCTAATGGGCTTCGGACACAGAGTTTACAAAAACTTCGACCCTAGAGCGAAGATTATCAAGAAGGCAGCTGATGATATTCTTGGTAAATTAGGTATCCATGATAAAGCTCTGGATATCGCAATGCAACTTGAGAAAGTAGCTCTAGAAGACGATTACTTTGTAGAAAGAAAACTTTATCCAAACGTAGACTTCTACTCTGGTATCATATACAGAGCTTTAGGAATTCCTACTGAAATGTTTACAGTAATGTTTGCCTTAGGAAGACTACCAGGATGGATTTCTCAATGGAAAGAAATGAGACTTATGGAAGACCCTATCGGAAGACCTAGACAAGTTTACCAAGGTGCTGGAAAAAGAGATTACACTCCAATGAACCAAAGATAA
- the ykgO gene encoding type B 50S ribosomal protein L36: MKVRASIKKRSADCKIVRRKGRLYIINKKNPKFKQRQG, encoded by the coding sequence ATGAAAGTAAGAGCATCAATTAAGAAGAGAAGTGCAGACTGCAAAATCGTAAGAAGAAAAGGCAGATTGTACATTATTAACAAAAAGAACCCTAAATTTAAACAAAGACAAGGCTAA
- the rpsM gene encoding 30S ribosomal protein S13, which translates to MARIAGIDLPKNKRGVIGLTYIYGIGKSTASEILKNAGISEDKKVNEWNDDELAAIRNYISENIKVEGELRSEVQLNIKRLMDIGCQRGIRHRLGLPLRGQRTKNNSRTRKGKRKTVANKKKASK; encoded by the coding sequence ATGGCGAGAATTGCAGGTATTGATTTACCAAAAAACAAAAGAGGCGTGATAGGGCTTACCTATATCTACGGAATTGGAAAAAGCACCGCGTCAGAAATTTTGAAGAACGCTGGAATCAGCGAAGACAAGAAAGTCAATGAATGGAATGACGATGAATTGGCTGCAATCAGAAATTACATCTCTGAAAACATTAAAGTAGAAGGAGAGTTGCGTTCTGAAGTGCAATTGAACATCAAGAGATTGATGGACATAGGATGCCAACGAGGAATACGTCACAGACTGGGATTACCTTTAAGAGGCCAAAGAACGAAAAACAATTCTAGAACCCGTAAAGGAAAAAGAAAAACTGTTGCTAACAAGAAGAAGGCAAGTAAATAA